Proteins from a genomic interval of Cydia amplana chromosome 8, ilCydAmpl1.1, whole genome shotgun sequence:
- the LOC134649958 gene encoding uncharacterized protein LOC134649958 has product MSSEGSSRLRQFGLYKTIDSQTAEFLKLSRKRQIRRGCACAAVSTAITVTVVVVILLIYEYGIAVESSLVQNIYSYGNLSLNGSADSPVADRLDRSYFGFDQDYYERMPLLVNAMQENHYIDPFVDPVPTKRARLLRNKTKTLKTTSIRRTSPRPFIFELRSPTPTPFSRTFGSKSWVESYRNAQRLENLQQVIQYLEKTINAKFGDLYELPSSSSTHIAFSGVYVKPSAETSKEEKPTTPTLDLLLQSSNKVETRNHVSDPLFSFKPDSPGDVNLLADGFLRFVPTPTLDKPTTPMFRPISNRKKLDNDDKNVVDAQASEIKNIETSTVDKPNSFKVMLNYVPTKTTIDYSSSDGTSSAINKVYFTTSRPVRFQFKKKSNGPVRRMYMPRSLKRPIINRTKAPPPQDILRKSSSNKEATMIVHVNLYPQRTVVKEVSNVTENKQEYTTTPVTTTTQVDTGRPLTQAPELSYPQVEDHHVGSSGVIPVEYGTVPPPPPPPVTPFIPTFENTVSSTSEIYSWPTHPPDVVKFSPEDAKVPDHYQRLREMESGSYTTEANSRAFNLHDVHFKDHYDQSKQVDAGNGPIGYNNRDFNSEETEILNHYGRFGEREIGNSFPVNVDSRPMNTGYTKYIDSHRRFRDMHFSTSAPTGTNRRNYRDNIDIQENVEPSTLVVKLKNEVKLQTTTTQETITEVEEDSDETTTVKTYVPQINGHYRSVNQNSRMINDWFDKDDENDRKKRLETRVTGLKKPTYVEIKRNNTNIHNNDESIEDENDE; this is encoded by the exons ATGTCTAGTGAGGGCAGCAGCCGGTTGCGGCAGTTTGGATTGTACAAGACCATCGATTCGCAGACCGCGGAGTTTCTCAAGTTGTCTAGGAAGAGGCAGATAAGGCGAGGATGCGCTTGCGCGGCCGTGTCCACTGCTATCACTGTTACTGTTGTTGTG gtaATTCTACTAATCTACGAATACGGGATTGCAGTAGAATCTAGCTTAGTACAAAATATATACAGTTATGGAAACTTGAGTTTGAATGGGAGCGCGGACTCGCCAGTTGCCGATCGCCTCGACAGGAGCTACTTCGGCTTCGACCAGGATTACTACGAACGCATGCCGCTCCTCGTCAACGCCATGCAGGAGAACCACTACATCGACCCTTTCGTAGACCCTGTCCCTACGAAAAGAGCACGACTCCTTAGAAACAAAACGAAAACCTTAAAAACGACGTCCATAAGAAGAACTAGCCCGAGACCTTTCATTTTTGAATTAAGAAGCCCCACACCAACACCTTTCAGTAGAACCTTTGGTTCTAAAAGCTGGGTCGAAAGCTACCGCAATGCCCAAAGACTTGAAAACCTCCAACAAGTCATACAATACCTCGAGAAGACTATTAATGCTAAATTTGGAGATCTATACGAGTTACCCTCTAGTTCCAGCACTCATATAGCGTTCTCTGGAGTATATGTTAAACCGTCAGCGGAGACCAGTAAGGAAGAGAAACCGACAACGCCTACATTAGATTTATTATTGCAAAGTTCTAATAAAGTAGAAACGAGAAATCACGTGTCAGACCCGCTTTTCAGTTTCAAGCCTGATAGCCCAGGCGACGTTAATCTGTTAGCGGATGGATTCTTAAGATTCGTCCCAACCCCGACTCTGGACAAGCCTACCACGCCGATGTTCAGACCCATATCCAATCGAAAGAAACTTGACAATGACGACAAGAATGTTGTTGATGCGCAAGCGAGCGAAATCAAAAACATCGAGACGTCGACTGTTGACAAGCCGAATTCCTTCAAAGTTATGCTGAATTACGTTCCAACGAAAACAACTATAGACTATTCTTCCAGCGACGGAACTTCCTCGGCTATCAACAAAGTGTATTTTACAACATCACGGCCCGTCAGATTTCAATTTAAGAAAAAATCAAACGGACCCGTTCGCCGTATGTATATGCCGAGAAGTTTAAAAAGGCCTATAATTAATAGGACTAAAGCTCCACCTCCTCAGGATATTTTAAGGAAATCGAGCTCAAACAAAGAAGCGACTATGATCGTTCATGTAAATCTGTATCCTCAGAGGACCGTAGTAAAAGAGGTCAGTAATGTTACTGAAAATAAACAAGAATATACGACCACTCCGGTAACCACCACCACACAAGTCGATACAGGTAGACCTTTGACGCAAGCACCAGAGTTATCCTACCCACAAGTAGAGGATCATCATGTGGGAAGTTCAGGCGTCATACCAGTGGAGTACGGGACAGTACCTCCGCCACCCCCACCCCCTGTGACGCCTTTTATACCAACCTTTGAAAACACAGTATCAAGTACCAGTGAAATCTACTCGTGGCCCACACATCCACCAGATGTAGTCAAGTTTAGTCCTGAAGATGCTAAGGTCCCCGATCATTATCAAAGATTAAGGGAAATGGAAAGTGGTAGTTACACAACTGAAGCAAACAGTCGGGCATTTAACCTCCACGACGTTCATTTTAAAGATCATTATGATCAGTCAAAACAAGTAGACGCTGGTAATGGGCCAATTGGTTATAATAATAGAGATTTTAATTCTGAGGAAACAGAAATTCTAAATCATTATGGAAGATTCGGGGAAAGGGAAATAGGCAATAGTTTCCCTGTTAATGTTGATAGTAGGCCGATGAATACTGGATATACTAAATATATAGATTCCCATCGAAGATTTCGCGACATGCATTTTAGTACTAGTGCCCCAACTGGAACCAACAGAAGAAATTATAGAGACAATATAGACATCCAAGAAAATGTAGAGCCATCGACACTAGTAGTGAAACTTAAAAACGAAGTAAAACTGCAGACTACCACTACTCAAGAAACAATAACAGAAGTAGAAGAAGATTCCGATGAAACTACTACAGTAAAAACCTATGTACCGCAAATAAACGGTCACTATAGGAGCGTCAACCAAAACTCTAGAATGATCAATGATTGGTTTGATAAAGACGATGAAAATGACAGGAAAAAAAGATTAGAAACGAGAGTCACGGGGTTGAAGAAACCAACATATGTAGAAATTAAGCGAAATAATACTAACATCCATAATAATGATGAAAGTATTGAAGATGAAAATGATGAATGA